Genomic window (Danio rerio strain Tuebingen ecotype United States chromosome 24, GRCz12tu, whole genome shotgun sequence):
gaatgagcctggcttAGGTTTGGGGACTATTtaacaatcatatgttttcataAGAATTAAACTGTAAGAATTAGCCAGTTTTCTGACAATACCtttactgcaaaaaatgcttttttttcgatttttttttcttatttctagtccaaatatttaattcttatatcaagaagcattttctaggcaagcaaaacatattgtcctgttttcagaaataatctgccaaaattaggtgagttttttcttaaaacaagcaaaataatctaccaatggggtaagcaaaaaaatcttgttttccgttttgacataagattatttttcttacaccattggcagattattttgcttgttttaagaaaaaactcacttaaatttggcagattatttaaaaaacaagacaatatggtttgcttgtctagaaaattcttcttgatttaagaatttttagatatttactagaaacaagacaaaaatctaagtaagaaaatccTTTTTTGCAGTGAATTCActcaaaaaaacacaacatttgatctgttttcaaactttgtatttaaaatggGCTGAAACAACGCAATCCTTGACGTTTTTTGAgagttaattgttttatgttcaatctacttaaatttgtaaaaagtaaaAGATTTACttcattccttcatgttgtcctaacacaaactgATCGTGTGGAAGCCAGCATACTTTACAGTGTTACACTTCGTCATGAGATTGTGCTATATTTATGTTTAACTCTGTGATAGCAGTCTCACCCCATATGCACCTGCAAACTCAGTCTTCTGCCCTTGCTGTTGTCTGTTAGTGGTGTCCCGCAGGTCTCCTCCTGGACTGTGTCTCATCCGCAGATGAAAAGAACTACAGAGGCATTCATACTGATTTTGTAATCCTGACAGGCTGTAAAAGCTACTGTGCACATCTTTGTGATTCGCCCACGTTTCGTGCTTCCGTTCCCCACGGCTGGCCCTCAACAGAACCCTTCTATAACCTTTCGCTGTTCTCTGGATCACCACTCTCGATCTGTCTGTGGTCTGTAAACCACTGGAAAGTGCTGATAAACCATTGTGGCCCGCTTTGCCCAATTGCTCACGGCACCATTGAAGCTTCTGTCCAGATGTCTTTTTCCAAAGCACTTTAGGACTTTTTCTTTCATGATTTTCCGAGACAAACTCTGAACATCGCCAAACTGTGGTTTCATCCTGAGAAGATTTCGGTACTTTATTGACCATTGGTAGATTCCCATTCACTTCAACAGTGTGGACTTGCATTGAGTTCTCATTGAGTGTTTGGGTCATAGAATCAATGGGATTGATGTGTGCGCAGGTTGAGTCCGGTGCACTGCTAATGTTTATGTCTGGGTTGGGAGTTTTATCATGGACACGGGTGATTTGAGAGGCTTTTCTTCTAGACTTTACCGCATCCGATGCATCATTTGCTGAAGACACACACAAACTGGGATGAGCTACTAAATGAGGGGATAAAATGATGTTCCTCTCGTCTAAGTAACTGCATTTTTTGTGCTGAAACTTCTTTTGTCTGTGAAATgcattgtctaaaaaaaaagaaaaaaagagttaTTACAGATTTCGGTCTTACATAATGCTTCAGAAAACATGCTAATGTGTTTATTTGATGTGCCACAAACATTTTTCGGTTGCTGTTAAAAACGTTTATGCTTTAATATTTTCAAACTGAAAAATTAAGCAGCGTTAAAGGGATacacaaaaatagaaaaaatactcGCCGTTTACTCATCTCAAAGCTTTATAAGTgatggaaactggtaaccatcaccacacacaccgtggtttagaaaagtcaaggttttaaaaccgccaacattttctgttataccattgctaaggtatgtgtaagattttttattgacatttttttgtttgtttgttttttaggacaacaatatcttcagccgaaaaaatatccaaagatgccattttaaattgtgatgaaatctgtttttgacactaatgaagaaagcagaagtcaatgattcattttctttatttagcctgacatgtttacggctccaaaatatcataaatccattcattcattttcttgtcggcttagtccaggggtcaccaatcctggtcctggagggccggtgaccctgCAATGTTTAGCTCTAACTTTTctcaacacaccagcctggatgtttcaagtatacctagtaagagcttgattagcttgttcaggtgtgtttgattagggttggagctaaaatctgcaggacaccggccctccaggaacaagtttgatgagccctggcttagtccctttattaatccagggtcgccacagcagaatgaaccaccaacttatccagcacgtttttacgcagcggatgcccttccagccgcaacccatctctgggaaaaatatcATAAATCCTTCcaaaaaatagaatatattgtTTTGAAAGGGAAAAGATGTGCTTTTTGGATTTttaatccagacatttaaaaagaatatattttagagcagtaatcacaatactgtgaaaccgtgatatttttatccaagattatcatactgtcagaatcttaaaaTGGCCCATGCCTAGTAACCCTTGACTacaacagtatttgtttttcctactatagaggTCAACAGTTaccagtttttaacatttttttcataaCTTCTTTTGGGCTGTGCTTATAGCCTAGTGCTTAGTTCATATAGCACAATTTTATAGTGCAACTACACTGTGGTCATCAAAAGTTATTTTCCTGATTCCCAATTTACAAATAATCCTACTCTTTAAAAGAGATGTAAAATGAGTCTGTGATGTCCCTACAGTGTTTATGTAAAGTTTCACCTCAACATAGCacgcaaataatgttttataactctttgagaCTTTCCCTTTCGGGCTTtgatattgttgagaaaaaaggaatatattttgtattacttCTGtctcttttactttttattaaataaatgtagctgTGTCATATATATTAACCAAACCTCTTCTCTGAGTGTGATATGCTAGCATACTAATCAAGCATTTTTATAGAAGGAGTTGCAGCTGATGGAAAAGATACAGCGACATCAGAACATAACTTCTGGCTTCAGGCTTCCTGTGTCGCAGAGAAGTAAAATGTGCCTAAATACTCCAAGTGTTGAATGTTCGTATGGTTTACCTGCTGCGTTAGcaggagtgtgtgtttctgtgtctgtctgtctctttctctctctccctctcaggCCTACCTGCAGGCCCCGCCCTAGCTACACAGACGACGTGCCCTGGGATTGGATGAAGTAACCCAGGGCGTCCTATAAAAGCAAAAACAGGCATGGGGCGAGAGAGCGATTTATGGTTGGCGTGTTATTTTGAGTTTGGTGTGTTACATGAAAAATATGTTGGGGTCGATTGAGGCCTCAAAGCAGGTGCATTTTATTGTTCAGTTTTGGTTTGCAGAGACGGCCACAGAAAGAGGAGGTATGTTTGGGTGTGGCCGCCAGAGGTCTGCAGAATGATCGACAATTGATGAATTCcaccaaaactccaccttttAACATCAGCTGTGTGTACATAAAAGAGTCAGGGAAATGCAGAGTTATTGCGGACCTCCTGAATGTAACTCTTGCATTGCATTGGTATACCGTAAGGGACAGACGTGACCCAGAGCTCTGTATatggaattattcatttgtatctaataaattactaatacttttggTGGTGAAGAAAATCCTCTCCTGACTTCATTGAACATGCATGGGATTGGAAAACATTCCAGCAATCCATATTTTGCCATTTTGGTGAATTTGAATGAAATTGTGCTCTTTATccaaagagggtggagctataaacgcctgtgtgtcagtatagtggcagattcaaatcTCTAATGATGGACAGCTGCTTCTTAtttagggctgtctatgctaatgagacacagattagcccctttcacacagtgatagcgGTAAATATCTAGAAAATTTCCGCAACAACTTTAccgttaaaataaaaaaagcgctgttctaACAGGGAGGACGTTATataatttttccggaaaagaccattcacacgtccattccaaaataca
Coding sequences:
- the LOC141380734 gene encoding uncharacterized protein isoform X2, coding for MGSLFYNQMTPVNRFFSKLQFLKCVVFLVTCVLCCVYQIMALGVKMTTSKTSKETTRQTCSNMQLKDTKQKSKRRVEKEDVCSAWECSDSDTGIYDNAFHRQKKFQHKKCSYLDERNIILSPHLVAHPSLCVSSANDASDAVKSRRKASQITRVHDKTPNPDINISSAPDSTCAHINPIDSMTQTLNENSMQVHTVEVNGNLPMVNKVPKSSQDETTVWRCSEFVSENHERKSPKVLWKKTSGQKLQWCREQLGKAGHNGLSALSSGLQTTDRSRVVIQRTAKGYRRVLLRASRGERKHETWANHKDVHSSFYSLSGLQNQYECLCSSFHLRMRHSPGGDLRDTTNRQQQGQKTEFAGAYGDIRCQSEWPKIIKSPRHVTFSHILQVLQSKAANFPEVKSQKCRRTV
- the LOC141380734 gene encoding uncharacterized protein isoform X1 — encoded protein: MGSLFYNQMTPVNRFFSKLQFLKCVVFLVTCVLCCVYQIMALGVKMTTSKTSKETTRQTCSNMQLKDTKQKSKRRVEKEDVCSAWECSDSDTGIYDNAFHRQKKFQHKKCSYLDERNIILSPHLVAHPSLCVSSANDASDAVKSRRKASQITRVHDKTPNPDINISSAPDSTCAHINPIDSMTQTLNENSMQVHTVEVNGNLPMVNKVPKSSQDETTVWRCSEFVSENHERKSPKVLWKKTSGQKLQWCREQLGKAGHNGLSALSSGLQTTDRSRVVIQRTAKGYRRVLLRASRGERKHETWANHKDVHSSFYSLSGLQNQYECLCSSFHLRMRHSPGGDLRDTTNRQQQGQKTEFAGHSLSI
- the LOC141380734 gene encoding uncharacterized protein isoform X3; amino-acid sequence: MTQTLNENSMQVHTVEVNGNLPMVNKVPKSSQDETTVWRCSEFVSENHERKSPKVLWKKTSGQKLQWCREQLGKAGHNGLSALSSGLQTTDRSRVVIQRTAKGYRRVLLRASRGERKHETWANHKDVHSSFYSLSGLQNQYECLCSSFHLRMRHSPGGDLRDTTNRQQQGQKTEFAGAYGDIRCQSEWPKIIKSPRHVTFSHILQVLQSKAANFPEVKSQKCRRTV